One window from the genome of Rufibacter tibetensis encodes:
- the rfbB gene encoding dTDP-glucose 4,6-dehydratase yields MKILITGGAGFIGSHVVRLFVTKYPNYQIFNLDKLTYAGNLQNLTDIEDAPNYTFIKGDITDQEYINNLFQELQFDAVMHLAAESHVDRSITDPMAFVRTNVNGTCNLLHAAKELWKSDFTGKIFYHISTDEVYGSLGEEGMFTEETSYDPRSPYSASKASSDHFVRAYYHTYGLPVKVSNCSNNYGPNHFPEKLIPLALNNIKNNKPVPVYGKGENIRDWLYVIDHARAIDDVFHKGKEGDTYNIGGVNEWRNIDLIHLLCDIMDQKLGREKGASRQLITFVTDRAGHDLRYAIDSSKIMNELGWKPSVTFEEGLEKTVDWYLQNEEWLQNVTSGSYQEYYNEQYTR; encoded by the coding sequence ATGAAAATATTAATTACCGGAGGAGCCGGTTTCATAGGCTCTCATGTGGTGCGGTTATTTGTCACTAAATATCCTAACTATCAAATCTTCAACCTGGATAAGCTTACGTACGCAGGTAATCTTCAGAACCTGACAGATATTGAAGACGCACCTAATTACACCTTCATCAAAGGCGACATCACTGATCAGGAATACATCAACAACTTGTTCCAGGAGCTTCAGTTTGATGCCGTGATGCACCTAGCCGCCGAGTCGCACGTGGACCGCTCTATCACAGATCCTATGGCGTTTGTACGCACGAACGTGAACGGAACCTGCAACCTTCTGCACGCCGCCAAAGAACTCTGGAAGTCTGATTTCACTGGCAAAATATTCTACCACATCTCTACTGATGAGGTGTACGGCTCATTGGGCGAGGAAGGCATGTTCACCGAGGAAACCTCTTACGATCCGCGGTCTCCTTACTCGGCATCTAAGGCTAGTTCAGACCACTTCGTGCGGGCATATTACCATACCTATGGTTTGCCAGTAAAAGTGTCTAACTGCTCCAATAATTACGGGCCTAATCACTTCCCTGAGAAGCTGATCCCATTGGCACTAAATAATATCAAGAACAACAAACCGGTGCCGGTATACGGCAAAGGCGAAAACATCAGAGACTGGCTGTACGTGATTGACCACGCCCGCGCCATTGATGATGTGTTCCACAAAGGCAAAGAAGGCGATACCTACAACATTGGCGGTGTAAACGAGTGGCGCAACATTGACCTCATTCACCTGCTGTGTGACATTATGGACCAGAAGCTGGGTCGTGAAAAAGGAGCTTCCAGACAGTTGATCACCTTTGTAACCGACAGAGCCGGTCATGACTTACGCTATGCCATTGACTCTTCCAAGATCATGAATGAACTGGGCTGGAAACCATCGGTGACGTTTGAGGAAGGTCTGGAGAAAACGGTTGACTGGTACCTGCAAAACGAGGAGTGGTTGCAAAATGTGACCTCCGGTAGTTACCAGGAGTACTACAATGAACAGTACACCCGCTAA